The Megalops cyprinoides isolate fMegCyp1 chromosome 10, fMegCyp1.pri, whole genome shotgun sequence genome window below encodes:
- the ikzf1 gene encoding DNA-binding protein Ikaros isoform X3: METEEAQEMTQLSGRESPPANEVSEDTDEPMPVPEDLSASAAQQQNSKANKGVGERPFQCNQCGASFTQKGNLLRHIKLHSGEKPFKCHLCNYACRRRDALTGHLRTHSVGKPHKCAYCGRSYKQRSSLEEHKERCHNYLQCMGLQSSIYSVVKEESNQNELSEDLSHTGTERALVLDRLANNVAKRKSSMPQKFVGEKRLSDLSFDSTSGGFKESELMQPHVIDQAINSAISYLGAESLRPLVQTSPASSSDVVISPIYPLHKPLSEGHAHNNGHALSAKDSAAENLLLLSKAKSASSEREGSPSPSGHDSTDTESNNEERPGAGGTGLIYLTNHIAAGARNGGMPLVKEEQRQLEALRAAGLELPSDGFKVVSSDGEQVRTYRCEHCRVIFLDHVMYTIHMGCHGFRDPFECNLCGYRSQDRYEFSSHITRGEHRY; this comes from the exons GCAGGGAAAGCCCCCCTGCGAACGAGGTGTCGGAGGACACGGACGAGCCTATGCCCGTGCCGGAGGACCTGTCAGCAAGTGCCGCTCAGCAGCAGAACAGCAAAGCCAACAAAGGGGTCG GAGAGCGGCCATTTCAGTGTAACCAGTGCGGGGCCTCCTTCACGCAGAAAGGCAACCTGCTCCGCCACATCAAGTTACACTCAGGGGAAAAGCCCTTCAAGTGCCACTTGTGCAACTATGCCTGTCGCCGTAGAGATGCCCTCACTGGCCACTTGCGCACTCACTCCG TGGGAAAACCTCACAAATGTGCATACTGTGGACGGAGCTATAAACAACGAAGCTCACTGGAGGAGCACAAGGAGCGCTGTCACAATTACCTGCAGTGCATGGGGCTCCAGAGCAGCATCTATTCAG TAGTAAAGGAAGAAAGCAACCAGAATGAGCTGAGTGAAGACTTAAGCCATACCGGAACAGAGAGAGCCTTGGTGCTAGACAGACTAGCTAATAATGTAGCCAAACGTAAGAGTTCTATGCCACAGAAGTTTGTGG GTGAGAAGCGTCTGTCGGACCTGTCGTTTGACAGCACTTCCGGTGGGTTCAAGGAGAGCGAGCTGATGCAGCCACATGTCATCGATCAGGCCATCAACAGCGCCATCAGCTACCTGGGGGCAGAGTCCCTGCGCCCACTCGTCCAGACAtctcctgcctcctcctctgatGTGGTCATCAGCCCCATATATCCGCTCCACAAGCCCCTGAGCGAGGGTCATGCGCATAACAATGGCCATGCCCTGTCAGCCAAAGACAGCGCTGCAGAGAaccttctcctgctctccaaGGCCAAGTCAGCCTCAAGCGAGCGGGAGGGGTCCCCGAGCCCCAGCGGCCATGACTCCACTGACACCGAGAGCAACAACGAGGAGCGGCCAGGAGCTGGTGGCACTGGCCTCATCTACCTGACCAATCACATTGCAGCAGGGGCCCGAAATGGGGGCATGCCCCTGGTGAAGGAGGAGCAGCGGCAGTTGGAAGCCCTGCGGGCTGCTGGCTTGGAGCTGCCCTCTGATGGCTTCAAGGTGGTGAGCAGTGATGGTGAGCAAGTGCGAACATACCGCTGCGAACACTGCCGTGTCATCTTCCTCGACCATGTGATGTATACCATCCACATGGGCTGCCACGGTTTCCGGGACCCCTTCGAGTGCAACTTGTGTGGCTACCGCAGCCAGGACCGCTATGAGTTCTCCTCACATATCACCCGTGGGGAGCATCGCTACTAA
- the ikzf1 gene encoding DNA-binding protein Ikaros isoform X1, with protein METEEAQEMTQLSGRESPPANEVSEDTDEPMPVPEDLSASAAQQQNSKANKGVASNIKVEAQSDEENGRACEMNVEEECAEDLRVLDASGAKQNGSDLVTDSKAYSPSGGIRLPNGKLKCDICGIVCIGPNVLMVHKRSHTGERPFQCNQCGASFTQKGNLLRHIKLHSGEKPFKCHLCNYACRRRDALTGHLRTHSVGKPHKCAYCGRSYKQRSSLEEHKERCHNYLQCMGLQSSIYSVVKEESNQNELSEDLSHTGTERALVLDRLANNVAKRKSSMPQKFVGEKRLSDLSFDSTSGGFKESELMQPHVIDQAINSAISYLGAESLRPLVQTSPASSSDVVISPIYPLHKPLSEGHAHNNGHALSAKDSAAENLLLLSKAKSASSEREGSPSPSGHDSTDTESNNEERPGAGGTGLIYLTNHIAAGARNGGMPLVKEEQRQLEALRAAGLELPSDGFKVVSSDGEQVRTYRCEHCRVIFLDHVMYTIHMGCHGFRDPFECNLCGYRSQDRYEFSSHITRGEHRY; from the exons GCAGGGAAAGCCCCCCTGCGAACGAGGTGTCGGAGGACACGGACGAGCCTATGCCCGTGCCGGAGGACCTGTCAGCAAGTGCCGCTCAGCAGCAGAACAGCAAAGCCAACAAAGGGGTCG CCAGTAATATAAAAGTAGAGGCTCAGAGTGACGAGGAGAATGGGCGCGCCTGTGAGATGAATGTGGAGGAGGAGTGTGCGGAGGACTTGCGCGTGCTTGATGCCTCGGGAGCCAAACAGAACGGCTCCGACCTGGTCACCGACAGCAAGGCCTACTCCCCCTCTGGGGGCATCCGTCTGCCCAACGGGAAACTCAAGTGCGATATCTGTGGGATAGTTTGCATCGGCCCCAATGTACTGATGGTTCACAAGCGCAGCCACACGG GAGAGCGGCCATTTCAGTGTAACCAGTGCGGGGCCTCCTTCACGCAGAAAGGCAACCTGCTCCGCCACATCAAGTTACACTCAGGGGAAAAGCCCTTCAAGTGCCACTTGTGCAACTATGCCTGTCGCCGTAGAGATGCCCTCACTGGCCACTTGCGCACTCACTCCG TGGGAAAACCTCACAAATGTGCATACTGTGGACGGAGCTATAAACAACGAAGCTCACTGGAGGAGCACAAGGAGCGCTGTCACAATTACCTGCAGTGCATGGGGCTCCAGAGCAGCATCTATTCAG TAGTAAAGGAAGAAAGCAACCAGAATGAGCTGAGTGAAGACTTAAGCCATACCGGAACAGAGAGAGCCTTGGTGCTAGACAGACTAGCTAATAATGTAGCCAAACGTAAGAGTTCTATGCCACAGAAGTTTGTGG GTGAGAAGCGTCTGTCGGACCTGTCGTTTGACAGCACTTCCGGTGGGTTCAAGGAGAGCGAGCTGATGCAGCCACATGTCATCGATCAGGCCATCAACAGCGCCATCAGCTACCTGGGGGCAGAGTCCCTGCGCCCACTCGTCCAGACAtctcctgcctcctcctctgatGTGGTCATCAGCCCCATATATCCGCTCCACAAGCCCCTGAGCGAGGGTCATGCGCATAACAATGGCCATGCCCTGTCAGCCAAAGACAGCGCTGCAGAGAaccttctcctgctctccaaGGCCAAGTCAGCCTCAAGCGAGCGGGAGGGGTCCCCGAGCCCCAGCGGCCATGACTCCACTGACACCGAGAGCAACAACGAGGAGCGGCCAGGAGCTGGTGGCACTGGCCTCATCTACCTGACCAATCACATTGCAGCAGGGGCCCGAAATGGGGGCATGCCCCTGGTGAAGGAGGAGCAGCGGCAGTTGGAAGCCCTGCGGGCTGCTGGCTTGGAGCTGCCCTCTGATGGCTTCAAGGTGGTGAGCAGTGATGGTGAGCAAGTGCGAACATACCGCTGCGAACACTGCCGTGTCATCTTCCTCGACCATGTGATGTATACCATCCACATGGGCTGCCACGGTTTCCGGGACCCCTTCGAGTGCAACTTGTGTGGCTACCGCAGCCAGGACCGCTATGAGTTCTCCTCACATATCACCCGTGGGGAGCATCGCTACTAA
- the fignl1 gene encoding fidgetin-like protein 1, protein MHSAHLSEWQRRSFDISSGTCSPEQQADTYRAHILGVHYAWMSTELLPATVARLLGTYSEQYAAVMDSDNPHAGLNNYADSALHLARGQKNNSDRWQSSLLLGSVLTLPCVQRMARGGRPPIAVADAHIVVGGATAGGNASTSPSPPTTGARLVGLHLVASPGDPDASERGHEVASISYSVTSSHASAPTFSSLCKTPPAATPIFGANPPCCTGPLSQVHANSSVGSYLHDYQPRLFTSLNFAKRKTFYGLYGEDDRGSGLETTRSLDGPGRKGEHSHATSFRSAREQLAVTQQKKHNQQPQRGHLLGPPITLKKSLGANRSRGAFSKFVSPMPRQEVDGYGGDSGRHGQAAQPVDDRLKNFEPKIIELIMSEIMDHGPPVAWDDIAGLEFAKATIKEIVVWPMLRPDIFTGLRGPPKGILLFGPPGTGKTLIGKCIACQSGATFFSISASSLTSKWVGEGEKMVRALFAIARCHQPAVIFIDEIDSLLSQRTDGEHDSSRRIKTEFLVQLDGAATAADDRILVVGATNRPQEIDEAARRRLAKRLYVALPEAAARQQIVARLMSREKCRLESQELEHIVDGTEGFSGADMTQLCREAALGPIRSIQVADIATISPEQVRPILYTDFLEALKTVRPSVSPKDLQLYEEWNKTFGCGR, encoded by the coding sequence ATGCATTCAGCACACTTGAGCGAGTGGCAGAGGAGGTCCTTTGACATTTCATCTGGCACCTGTTCACCTGAACAGCAGGCGGACACCTACCGGGCGCACATCCTCGGCGTTCACTATGCATGGATGAGCACGGAGCTGTTGCCGGCCACCGTGGCCAGGCTACTGGGGACCTACTCGGAGCAGTACGCAGCCGTGATGGACTCGGACAATCCACACGCAGGGCTGAACAACTACGCAGACAGTGCCCTCCACCTGGCACGTGGCCAGAAGAACAACAGTGACAGGTGGCAGTCGTCCCTGCTGCTGGGGAGTGTACTGACACTGCCGTGTGTGCAGAGGATGGCGCGGGGCGGCCGCCCTCCCATTGCTGTGGCAGATGCCCACATTGTGGTCGGGGGGGCGACGGCCGGTGGGAACGCAAGCACCTCTCCATCACCTCCGACCACAGGGGCCAGGCTGGTGGGGCTGCACTTGGTTGCCTCTCCTGGTGACCCAGATGCCTCGGAGCGGGGCCATGAGGTGGCCTCCATATCCTACTCCGTGACTTCCTCTCATGCCAGTGCTCCCACGTTCTCCTCTCTTTGCAAGACCCCACCTGCGGCGACACCCATCTTTGGTGCTAATCCTCCCTGCTGTACTGGCCCTCTTTCTCAAGTACATGCTAACTCCTCTGTGGGTAGCTACCTGCATGATTACCAGCCTAGGTTGTTCACATCTTTGAACTTTGCAAAGCGGAAGACTTTTTATGGTTTGTATGGGGAGGATGACAGGGGATCAGGGCTGGAAACCACTAGGAGTCTTGATGGTCCtgggagaaaaggagagcatAGTCACGCCACCAGCTTCAGATCGGCTCGAGAGCAGCTGGCCGTGACCCAACAGAAGAAGCACAACCAGCAGCCCCAGCGGGGTCACCTGTTGGGTCCCCCCATCACGCTCAAGAAGTCCCTGGGGGCCAACAGGTCCCGGGGGGCCTTCTCTAAGTTTGTGTCACCCATGCCAAGACAGGAGGTGGATGGGTATGGCGGCGATTCAGGCAGACACGGCCAAGCGGCGCAGCCTGTGGATGACCGGCTTAAGAACTTTGAGCCAAAGATCATTGAGCTGATCATGAGTGAAATCATGGACCACGGGCCCCCTGTGGCCTGGGATGATATTGCCGGGCTGGAGTTCGCCAAGGCTACCATTAAGGAGATTGTGGTGTGGCCCATGCTGCGGCCGGACATCTTCACAGGCCTGCGGGGCCCACCCAAGGGCATCCTGCTCTTCGGCCCCCCGGGGACAGGCAAAACACTAATCGGCAAGTGCATTGCCTGTCAGTCAGGGGCCACTTTCTTCAGCATCAGTGCCTCCTCACTCACCTCCAAGTGGGTCGGCGAGGGGGAGAAGATGGTGCGGGCCCTCTTTGCCATTGCCCGCTGCCACCAGCCCGCTGTCATCTTCATTGATGAGATCGACTCACTGCTCTCACAGCGCACAGACGGCGAGCATGACTCATCACGTCGGATCAAGACTGAGTTCCTGGTGCAGCTGGACGGTGCGGCCACTGCAGCAGACGACCGCATCCTGGTGGTGGGGGCCACCAACCGGCCCCAGGAGATCGACGAGGCAGCACGCCGACGCCTGGCCAAGCGCCTGTATGTGGCCCTCCCTGAAGCCGCAGCACGGCAGCAGATTGTGGCCCGGCTGATGTCAAGGGAGAAGTGCCGGTTGGAGTCGCAGGAGCTGGAGCACATTGTGGATGGCACTGAAGGCTTCTCTGGGGCTGACATGACACAGCTCTGCCGGGAGGCGGCGCTGGGCCCCATCCGCAGCATCCAGGTTGCTGACATTGCCACCATCTCGCCTGAGCAGGTACGCCCCATCCTCTATACTGACTTCTTGGAGGCCCTGAAGACTGTGCGGCCGAGTGTGTCTCCCAAAGACCTCCAGCTCTATGAAGAGTGGAACAAGACTTTCGGTTGTGGTCGCTAA
- the ikzf1 gene encoding DNA-binding protein Ikaros isoform X4, which yields METEEAQEMTQLSGRESPPANEVSEDTDEPMPVPEDLSASAAQQQNSKANKGVGERPFQCNQCGASFTQKGNLLRHIKLHSGEKPFKCHLCNYACRRRDALTGHLRTHSVGKPHKCAYCGRSYKQRSSLEEHKERCHNYLQCMGLQSSIYSVKEESNQNELSEDLSHTGTERALVLDRLANNVAKRKSSMPQKFVGEKRLSDLSFDSTSGGFKESELMQPHVIDQAINSAISYLGAESLRPLVQTSPASSSDVVISPIYPLHKPLSEGHAHNNGHALSAKDSAAENLLLLSKAKSASSEREGSPSPSGHDSTDTESNNEERPGAGGTGLIYLTNHIAAGARNGGMPLVKEEQRQLEALRAAGLELPSDGFKVVSSDGEQVRTYRCEHCRVIFLDHVMYTIHMGCHGFRDPFECNLCGYRSQDRYEFSSHITRGEHRY from the exons GCAGGGAAAGCCCCCCTGCGAACGAGGTGTCGGAGGACACGGACGAGCCTATGCCCGTGCCGGAGGACCTGTCAGCAAGTGCCGCTCAGCAGCAGAACAGCAAAGCCAACAAAGGGGTCG GAGAGCGGCCATTTCAGTGTAACCAGTGCGGGGCCTCCTTCACGCAGAAAGGCAACCTGCTCCGCCACATCAAGTTACACTCAGGGGAAAAGCCCTTCAAGTGCCACTTGTGCAACTATGCCTGTCGCCGTAGAGATGCCCTCACTGGCCACTTGCGCACTCACTCCG TGGGAAAACCTCACAAATGTGCATACTGTGGACGGAGCTATAAACAACGAAGCTCACTGGAGGAGCACAAGGAGCGCTGTCACAATTACCTGCAGTGCATGGGGCTCCAGAGCAGCATCTATTCAG TAAAGGAAGAAAGCAACCAGAATGAGCTGAGTGAAGACTTAAGCCATACCGGAACAGAGAGAGCCTTGGTGCTAGACAGACTAGCTAATAATGTAGCCAAACGTAAGAGTTCTATGCCACAGAAGTTTGTGG GTGAGAAGCGTCTGTCGGACCTGTCGTTTGACAGCACTTCCGGTGGGTTCAAGGAGAGCGAGCTGATGCAGCCACATGTCATCGATCAGGCCATCAACAGCGCCATCAGCTACCTGGGGGCAGAGTCCCTGCGCCCACTCGTCCAGACAtctcctgcctcctcctctgatGTGGTCATCAGCCCCATATATCCGCTCCACAAGCCCCTGAGCGAGGGTCATGCGCATAACAATGGCCATGCCCTGTCAGCCAAAGACAGCGCTGCAGAGAaccttctcctgctctccaaGGCCAAGTCAGCCTCAAGCGAGCGGGAGGGGTCCCCGAGCCCCAGCGGCCATGACTCCACTGACACCGAGAGCAACAACGAGGAGCGGCCAGGAGCTGGTGGCACTGGCCTCATCTACCTGACCAATCACATTGCAGCAGGGGCCCGAAATGGGGGCATGCCCCTGGTGAAGGAGGAGCAGCGGCAGTTGGAAGCCCTGCGGGCTGCTGGCTTGGAGCTGCCCTCTGATGGCTTCAAGGTGGTGAGCAGTGATGGTGAGCAAGTGCGAACATACCGCTGCGAACACTGCCGTGTCATCTTCCTCGACCATGTGATGTATACCATCCACATGGGCTGCCACGGTTTCCGGGACCCCTTCGAGTGCAACTTGTGTGGCTACCGCAGCCAGGACCGCTATGAGTTCTCCTCACATATCACCCGTGGGGAGCATCGCTACTAA
- the ikzf1 gene encoding DNA-binding protein Ikaros isoform X2, with the protein METEEAQEMTQLSGRESPPANEVSEDTDEPMPVPEDLSASAAQQQNSKANKGVASNIKVEAQSDEENGRACEMNVEEECAEDLRVLDASGAKQNGSDLVTDSKAYSPSGGIRLPNGKLKCDICGIVCIGPNVLMVHKRSHTGERPFQCNQCGASFTQKGNLLRHIKLHSGEKPFKCHLCNYACRRRDALTGHLRTHSVGKPHKCAYCGRSYKQRSSLEEHKERCHNYLQCMGLQSSIYSVKEESNQNELSEDLSHTGTERALVLDRLANNVAKRKSSMPQKFVGEKRLSDLSFDSTSGGFKESELMQPHVIDQAINSAISYLGAESLRPLVQTSPASSSDVVISPIYPLHKPLSEGHAHNNGHALSAKDSAAENLLLLSKAKSASSEREGSPSPSGHDSTDTESNNEERPGAGGTGLIYLTNHIAAGARNGGMPLVKEEQRQLEALRAAGLELPSDGFKVVSSDGEQVRTYRCEHCRVIFLDHVMYTIHMGCHGFRDPFECNLCGYRSQDRYEFSSHITRGEHRY; encoded by the exons GCAGGGAAAGCCCCCCTGCGAACGAGGTGTCGGAGGACACGGACGAGCCTATGCCCGTGCCGGAGGACCTGTCAGCAAGTGCCGCTCAGCAGCAGAACAGCAAAGCCAACAAAGGGGTCG CCAGTAATATAAAAGTAGAGGCTCAGAGTGACGAGGAGAATGGGCGCGCCTGTGAGATGAATGTGGAGGAGGAGTGTGCGGAGGACTTGCGCGTGCTTGATGCCTCGGGAGCCAAACAGAACGGCTCCGACCTGGTCACCGACAGCAAGGCCTACTCCCCCTCTGGGGGCATCCGTCTGCCCAACGGGAAACTCAAGTGCGATATCTGTGGGATAGTTTGCATCGGCCCCAATGTACTGATGGTTCACAAGCGCAGCCACACGG GAGAGCGGCCATTTCAGTGTAACCAGTGCGGGGCCTCCTTCACGCAGAAAGGCAACCTGCTCCGCCACATCAAGTTACACTCAGGGGAAAAGCCCTTCAAGTGCCACTTGTGCAACTATGCCTGTCGCCGTAGAGATGCCCTCACTGGCCACTTGCGCACTCACTCCG TGGGAAAACCTCACAAATGTGCATACTGTGGACGGAGCTATAAACAACGAAGCTCACTGGAGGAGCACAAGGAGCGCTGTCACAATTACCTGCAGTGCATGGGGCTCCAGAGCAGCATCTATTCAG TAAAGGAAGAAAGCAACCAGAATGAGCTGAGTGAAGACTTAAGCCATACCGGAACAGAGAGAGCCTTGGTGCTAGACAGACTAGCTAATAATGTAGCCAAACGTAAGAGTTCTATGCCACAGAAGTTTGTGG GTGAGAAGCGTCTGTCGGACCTGTCGTTTGACAGCACTTCCGGTGGGTTCAAGGAGAGCGAGCTGATGCAGCCACATGTCATCGATCAGGCCATCAACAGCGCCATCAGCTACCTGGGGGCAGAGTCCCTGCGCCCACTCGTCCAGACAtctcctgcctcctcctctgatGTGGTCATCAGCCCCATATATCCGCTCCACAAGCCCCTGAGCGAGGGTCATGCGCATAACAATGGCCATGCCCTGTCAGCCAAAGACAGCGCTGCAGAGAaccttctcctgctctccaaGGCCAAGTCAGCCTCAAGCGAGCGGGAGGGGTCCCCGAGCCCCAGCGGCCATGACTCCACTGACACCGAGAGCAACAACGAGGAGCGGCCAGGAGCTGGTGGCACTGGCCTCATCTACCTGACCAATCACATTGCAGCAGGGGCCCGAAATGGGGGCATGCCCCTGGTGAAGGAGGAGCAGCGGCAGTTGGAAGCCCTGCGGGCTGCTGGCTTGGAGCTGCCCTCTGATGGCTTCAAGGTGGTGAGCAGTGATGGTGAGCAAGTGCGAACATACCGCTGCGAACACTGCCGTGTCATCTTCCTCGACCATGTGATGTATACCATCCACATGGGCTGCCACGGTTTCCGGGACCCCTTCGAGTGCAACTTGTGTGGCTACCGCAGCCAGGACCGCTATGAGTTCTCCTCACATATCACCCGTGGGGAGCATCGCTACTAA